From a single Lolium rigidum isolate FL_2022 chromosome 7, APGP_CSIRO_Lrig_0.1, whole genome shotgun sequence genomic region:
- the LOC124671930 gene encoding protein LURP-one-related 6-like, with protein sequence MDDSMPVVSKMYCSSTPAVLMIRRRPMVVNGGGFVVTDLSHNVVFIVDGCGILGSKGELMVKDSDGEQILFISRKGGIVQALSTRNKWNGYSMDYQGKNKLVFSLTDPKSCIAKDRNCRIIDCTGKIVAQWFCLLFYACMQMGKKELIGSNDFYHVTVQSGCDQAFIIGVMAVLDNIYGESTRC encoded by the exons ATGGACGACAGCATGCCTGTAGTTAGCAAGATGTATTGCTCAAGCACTCCAGCTGTGCTGATGATCAGGAGGAGACCCATGGTAGTGAATGGTGGTGGCTTTGTTGTTACTGACCTAAGCCATAATGTTGTTTTCATTGTGGATGGTTGTGGTATACTTGGATCTAAGGGGGAGCTCATGGTGAAAGACAGTGATGGAGAACAAATACTGTTCATTTCTAGAAAG GGAGGAATTGTCCAAGCTCTAAGCACTCGGAACAAATGGAACGGGTACTCAATGGACTATCAAGGGAAAAACAAGTTGGTCTTTAGCCTAACTGATCCAAAATCATGCATAGCAAAGG ATAGAAACTGCAGAATAATTGATTGCACTGGCAAAATAGTTGCACAG TGGTTCTGCTTATTGTTCTACGCGTGTATGCAG ATGGGGAAGAAAGAGCTGATAGGGAGCAATGACTTCTACCACGTGACAGTGCAGTCAGGATGCGACCAGGCTTTTATCATTGGGGTGATGGCAGTTCTTGACAACATCTATGGAGAATCCACCAGATGCTAA
- the LOC124671931 gene encoding LOW QUALITY PROTEIN: pentatricopeptide repeat-containing protein At2g06000-like (The sequence of the model RefSeq protein was modified relative to this genomic sequence to represent the inferred CDS: deleted 1 base in 1 codon) translates to PPPRRRLLLESLPPPRISPMRPPLDLHTLLRLRLPPRHLLHRLLHSHIPNDRPPPPQHPPPHDAELWIAKALASAAFLRPHYLPAFRRLAPSQFAAAAALRHAPCASSALQLFSSLHSFPLAIPPSAHSYRYVISLMCQSGRQVDALQLFDRMTDQSGYLPNARFLSFLAGSCASAGLLDAAAALLSKASQFGCCIEAYAYNKLMGSFIGRGRVQDAVALFEGWIQGAVYSPDVWSFNVVIKGVCQLGDVQKALELVERMHQFGCSPDTVTHNILVNGLCRVKEVSKGREVLRRLQRDGVCPPNVVTYTSVISGYCKAGRIEDAVAVYNDMVACGTAPNVVTYNVLINGYGKAGNMGSAVAVYQQMILRRCPPDVVTFSSLIDGYCRCSQLDDAMKIWTEMAQCQIQPNAHTFSIMIHTFCKQNRAAEALRFLKELNMRTDIAPQAFIYNPVIDVLCKAGKVDEANTVLIEMEGKGCRPDKYTYTILIVGHCMKGRIAEAITFFHKMVETGCTPDSITVNSFISCLLKSGMASEVDHIMRIASGGTSSSWRDPSPITRRVDISVAV, encoded by the exons ccgccgccgcgccgccgcctcctcctc gaaagTCTTCCTCCGCCGCGGATTTCTCCGATGCGTCCCCCCCTCGACCTACACACCCTCCTCAGGCTGCGGCTGCCCCCTcgccacctcctccaccgcctcctccactCCCACATCCCCAAcgaccgcccgccgccgccgcagcacccgCCGCCGCACGACGCTGAGCTCTGGATCGCCAAGGCGCTCGCGTCCGCGGCCTTCCTCCGGCCACACTACCTACCGGCATTCCGCCGCCTCGCCCCCTCCcagttcgccgccgccgccgcgctccgccaCGCGCCGTGCGCCTCCTCCGCGCTCCAACTCTTTTCCTCCCTGCACTCCTTCCCGCTCGCCATCCCCCCGTCCGCGCACTCCTACCGCTACGTCATCTCGCTGATGTGCCAGTCCGGCCGCCAAGTTGATGCCCTCCAACTGTTCGACCGAATGACGGACCAGTCTGGGTACTTACCCAACGCCCGTTTCCTCTCGTTTCTGGCCGGTTCCTGCGCCAGTGCAGGCCTTCTTGACGCCGCTGCGGCATTGCTCTCCAAGGCGTCGCAGTTTGGTTGCTGCATAGAAGCGTATGCATATAACAAGCTCATGGGCTCGTTCATCGGCCGTGGCCGGGTGCAGGACGCTGTAGCGTTGTTTGAGGGGTGGATCCAAGGGGCAGTTTATTCTCCGGACGTGTGGAGCTTTAATGTCGTCATCAAGGGTGTGTGCCAGTTGGGGGATGTTCAAAAGGCGCTTGAGTTGGTCGAAAGGATGCATCAGTTTGGTTGCTCGCCGGATACTGTCACACATAACATTCTTGTGAATGGGCTATGCAGGGTAAAGGAGGTGAGTAAAGGTCGTGAGGTGTTGAGGAGACTTCAAAGAGATGGTGTTTGCCCGCCCAATGTAGTGACATACACCTCGGTAATCTCGGGTTACTGTAAGGCTGGCAGGATTGAGGATGCGGTGGCAGTATACAACGACATGGTTGCCTGTGGGACAGCACCCAATGTGGTAACATACAATGTGCTTATCAATGGATATGGCAAGGCTGGAAATATGGGGTCTGCCGTGGCAGTGTATCAGCAAATGATACTTCGTCGCTGCCCTCCTGACGTTGTGACATTTAGTTCATTGATTGATGGGTATTGTCGGTGCAGTCAGCTGGATGATGCAATGAAGATTTGGACTGAGATGGCTCAGTGCCAGATTCAACCAAATGCACACACGTTCTCTATCATGATACACACATTTTGTAAGCAGAACAGAGCAGCGGAAGCACTTCGCTTTCTGAAAGAATTGAACATGAGAACAGACATTGCACCACAGGCATTCATCTATAACCCTGTGATTGATGTACTGTGCAAGGCTGGAAAGGTGGATGAAGCAAACACTGTTCTAATTGAGATGGAAGGGAAAGGGTGTCGTCCCGACAAGTATACCTATACTATTTTAATAGTTGGACACTGCATGAAGGGTAGGATAGCAGAAGCCATCACATTTTTCCATAAAATGGTAGAGACTGGGTGTACCCCTGACAGTATTACAGTCAATTCTTTTATTAGCTGCCTTTTAAAGTCTGGAATGGCTAGTGAGGTGGATCACATAATGCGTATTGCATCAGGGGGCACTTCATCGAGTTGGAGAGATCCTTCTCCTATAACCCGAAGAGTAGACATTTCAGTAGCTGTATAG
- the LOC124676604 gene encoding uncharacterized protein LOC124676604, with amino-acid sequence MASSSGAGGGGPPDGGVGEGPTTLDELYHINVVPAELHFKFRKELQGLRVGLNFEFYNLEVNDFEAKVVLKPLDFDRKWKFQYKPISGDVQLLSKKIPLSKYLNLQVGIGHNFQLKATGWKWKLSTCLGGDGVSQIRNKSKLNVFPGFDLRLGWKAEYVLPEIHGAVGTGEPAFSMNYGRLQASIDRIEAIVTHSDRY; translated from the exons ATGGCCTCGAGCtcgggcgccggcggcggagggcCGCCGGACGGGGGCGTCGGGGAGGGACCGACGACGCTGGACGAGCTGTACCACATCAACGTCGTGCCGGCTGAGCTGCACTTCAAGTTCCGCAAGGAGCTCCAAGGCCTCCGCGTCGGCCTCAACTTCGAG TTCTACAATCTTGAGGTGAATGATTTCGAGGCCAAGGTAGTTCTGAAGCCCCTGGACTTCGACCGGAAGTGGAAGTTCCAGTACAAGCCCATCAGTGGTGACGTGCAGCTGCTTTCCAAGAAGATACCACTCTCGAAATATCTCAACCTTCAG GTCGGAATTGGTCACAATTTCCAACTGAAGGCCACTGGATGGAAGTGGAAGCTTTCAACTTGCTTGGGGGGAGATGGTGTTTCTCAGATAAGAAACAAATCAAAACTCAACGTGTTTCCAGGGTTTGATCTGAGGCTTGGATGGAAAGCTGAATATGTGCTTCCTGAGATTCATGG GGCCGTTGGCACAGGAGAACCTGCCTTCAGTATGAACTATGGGCGATTGCAAGCATCCATAGACCGGATTGAGGCTATTGTGACCCATTCAGATCGGTACTGA